One genomic segment of Ricinus communis isolate WT05 ecotype wild-type chromosome 5, ASM1957865v1, whole genome shotgun sequence includes these proteins:
- the LOC8288879 gene encoding probable F-box protein At2g36090 translates to MEHPMICHLQGVNEDLLADIMHRLDGLALASLASTSTYFRRIVRHHTSWKHLCHSTWPSTAYRLLSPSIIHRFDNLFADAYPLILYDDMANDNSCELETTTSSCDFVSLVDVYYKNQCVLSKSLEGIPETVDAFQTKFTDANWDTISGERQQWFLNCPFKLQILDTADYDEDDLDLSNGNLGDTNNDERSTPLPLSPADQKTQDHCKELTRDLRLSRILLDTKAGRAVNLSSWKPFSVQSIWPHQGNHVMHFGSVIPVEETLLPGKLVRCKITTKFKVTERQGYSRWRDISMSIEGVSGATVNGRKSLMILNKALYSPRSTNQLKVENGLNQYEKHKKEMAKRREKREKLTNWLYISIEIAMFAVSCHALTRLF, encoded by the coding sequence ATGGAGCATCCGATGATCTGCCATCTTCAGGGCGTCAACGAGGACCTTCTTGCAGATATCATGCACCGTCTTGATGGTCTAGCCTTGGCCTCCCTTGCTTCCACCTCTACTTACTTCCGACGCATTGTTCGACACCACACGTCCTGGAAACATTTGTGCCACTCTACATGGCCTTCTACTGCTTATCGTCTCCTTTCACCTTCTATCATCCACCGTTTCGATAATTTATTTGCTGACGCCTATCCCTTGATTCTCTATGATGATATGGCTAATGATAATTCTTGTGAATTAGAAACCACCACTTCATCTTGTGATTTTGTGTCTCTAGTCGATGTATATTACAAGAATCAATGCGTCCTTTCCAAATCTCTCGAGGGCATACCTGAAACTGTAGATGCATTCCAAACTAAATTCACAGATGCCAACTGGGACACGATTTCCGGAGAACGTCAGCAATGGTTTCTCAATTGTCCTTTTAAACTGCAAATCCTGGATACCGCAGATTATGATGAGGATGATCTCGACTTGTCGAATGGTAATCTTGGTGATACTAACAATGATGAAAGATCAACTCCTCTGCCCTTATCACCAGCAGACCAAAAGACACAAGACCACTGCAAGGAGTTGACGCGAGACCTCAGGTTGAGTAGGATACTTTTAGACACAAAGGCAGGTAGGGCAGTTAATCTCTCGAGCTGGAAGCCATTTTCTGTACAGAGTATTTGGCCCCATCAGGGGAACCATGTGATGCATTTTGGGAGCGTTATACCAGTGGAAGAGACTCTACTGCCTGGCAAGCTGGTCAGGTGCAAAATAACAACTAAATTTAAGGTGACAGAAAGGCAAGGGTATTCCCGATGGAGGGATATCAGCATGAGCATTGAGGGTGTGTCAGGTGCCACCGTTAATGGGAGGAAGAGTTTGATGATTCTGAATAAGGCACTATACAGCCCACGAAGTACAAATCAGCTTAAGGTGGAAAATGGCCTCAATCAATATGAAAAGCACAAGAAAGAGATGGCTAAGAGacgagaaaagagagagaaactaACTAATTGGCTTTATATATCAATTGAAATTGCAATGTTTGCAGTTTCTTGTCATGCTTTAACTCGATTGTTTTAG
- the LOC8288880 gene encoding mitochondrial import inner membrane translocase subunit Tim13, translated as MDTFSSPSSIGTGSQVSTSDLMDQVKTQLAQAYAQEFLETVRGKCFDKCITKPGSSLSGSESSCISRCVDRYIEATGIVSRALFNAPH; from the exons atggaTACGTTTTCATCACCATCATCAATTGGAACAGGATCTCAAGTGTCAACTTCAGATCTTATGGACCAGGTCAAGACACAGCTCGCCCAGGCTTATGCTCAGGAGTTCCTTGAG aCTGTTCGGGGTAAATGTTTCGATAAGTGTATCACAAAACCAGGGTCAAGCCTTAGTGGGAGCGAAAGTAGCTGCATCTCCAGGTGTGTGGATCGCTACATAGAGGCCACTGGCATTGTTAGCAGAGCTCTTTTCAATGCTCCACACTGA